A stretch of DNA from Streptomyces xanthii:
ACAGACCGACCTGGATGACCCGCAGACTGTCCGTGCGGGTCACCAGCAGCGGCCACAGGAAGTTGTTCCACGACGACTCGAAGGTCAGCAGCGCCACCGTCATCAGGGCCGGCTTGACCTGCGGCGTCATGATCCGGGCGTAGATCCGGAACTCGCCCAGCCCGTCGAGTCGCGCCGCCTCCTCCAGCTCCACCGGCAGGTCCAGGTAGAACTGGCGGAACAGGAACACCGCGAACGGCGTCACCGCCCCCGGCACGATCAGCGCCCACCAGGTGTCGAGCCAGCCGCTGCCGCCCTGACCGAACAGGTCGTTGCCGCCCGCGAGCGGCATGAACCGCACGATCAGGAACTCCGGCAGGACCTTCGTGTACGTGGGGATCATGAGCGCGGCGACGAAGCAGTAGAACAGGAACTCGCTGCCGCGGAACCGGATCCGGGCCAGCGCGTACCCGGCCATGGACGCGAAGACGACGTTCAGGACGGTGTGGCTGAGGGCGATGACGAAGCTGTTGCGCGCGTACGTGCCGAACGGTGCGGCGCGGAACGCGTCGGCGTAGTTCCCGAAGTCCCAGTGCGCGGGCAGCAGTCCGGCGTGCTCCGCCGCGATCTCCTGCGGCGTCTTCAGCGAGGTGACGATCATCCACAGGAACGGCGTCACCATGAGCAGCGACACCACCGCGAGCGTCACGTACAGGCCGATCCGGCCGGGCCTCACCCGCGTGCGGGCGGCCGCCCGCACGGGCGCGGGCCGGGTCTCAGTCGTGGCCACGGGTGCCTCCCATGATGCGCCGGTTGACGAGGGTGAATCCCATGAGGAGCACGAACAGCACCAGCGACTGGGCGCAGGCGTAACCCACGCGGAACTCGCGGAACGCCGACTTGTAGATCTCGTACGTCATCATCGTCGTCGAGCCGGCCGGGCCGCCGTCGGTGAGGATGTAGATCTGGTCGAAGGACTGGAACGCGCTGATCAGAGAGGTGATGAGGACGAAGAACGTGGCGGGCTTGAGCAGCGGCAGCGTGAGCGAGAAGAACTGCCGCACCGGTGAGGCGCCGTCCACGGAGGCGGCCTCGTACAGGTCCTTCGGCAGGTTCTGCAGCGCGGCCAGGTAGATCAGCATCTTCATGCCGATGCCCTGCCAGATGCCGACGAGGATCACCGACGGCATCGCCCACGAGGTGGACGCGAGCCAGGCCGGGCCCTCGATGCCGAAGAGGGCGAGGAGGGTGTTGAACAGGCCGTTGCGCGGGTTGTAGATCCACAGCCACACCAGCGCGATGGCGACGGTCGCGGTGACCTGCGGCAGGAAGATCGCGGTGCGGAACACGCCGCGCGCCCGCAGCCCCTTGTCGAGCGCCAGGGCGAGCAGCAGGCCGAGCACCATGCCGAACGGCACCGTGAAGAAGGTGTAGATCACCGTGTTCAGGATCGACTTGCGGAACACGGCGTCGTCGAGCATGTCCCGGAAGTTGTCCAGGCCCACGAACCGGGGCGCGCTCAGTACGTCGTACGAGGTGAACGCGAGGAACACGGCGGCGACGACCGGCACGCCGATCCACAGCGCCGCGTGCAGCAGCGCGGGCGCCACCATCAGCAGTCCCGCGCGGCGCCGCCGGGCGCCGGGGCCGCGGCGGGGCCGGGCGGGCGCGGGGCGCGGCGGGTCGGCCGGCGGGGCGGGCGGCCGGGTCTTGAGTACGGAGACGGCTCCCACGGTCGGCGCCCTCACAGCCGGGAGATGGCCGACTGGGCCAGCTCACCGAGTTCCGCGACGGCCGCGGCCGCCGACTTCCCGCTCACGATCGCCGGTTCGAGGGTCGGCTTGATCTTCTCGCGGATCTCCATCCAGGCGGGCGTCCCGCCCTCCGCGCAGGCGCTGCCCAGGTTCCGCACGGAGAAGTCGACGAGCTTGTTGCTCTTCACGTACGGGGACGAGCGCAGGTCCTTGATGCCGGGCACCGTCGCGCGCTGCTCGGCGGCGGCAAGCACGTTGTCCGGGGCGGCGAGGTGGGCGACGAGGGCCTGTGCGGCGGCCGCGTGCCGCGTGCGCGCCGACTGGCACACGAGGGTGCCGCCGGTGAGCATCGCGGGCCGGCGGCCGCGCAGCACGAACGCGCCGATCAGGTCCTTCTCGATGAGCTCGGGGCTCTGCTCCTGGAGCTGCTTCCACAGGCCGCTGCCGGTCATCATCATCGAGGCCTTGCCGAGCTGGAGGTTGGTCGCGGCTCCGGCGTCGGCCTCGGTCTTCTTCGTGTAGTCGGCCGAGCCGTCCGCCTGGAGGTCCTTGAAGAACTGGAGGGCCTCGACGCCGCGCGCGCCGGTGAACGTGGGCTTCCTGCCGTCGGCGCTGAACATCGAGCCGCCGTTGGCGAACAGGAAGGTCTCCCAGCACTGGCGCAGATCGATCGAGAACGGGTCCATGCCCATCCGGTCGCCCTTGGTCAGCTCCTTCGCCATGGCGCGCAGTTCGGCCAGGGTCGCCGGGGGCTTCTTGATGCCGGCGGCCGCGA
This window harbors:
- a CDS encoding carbohydrate ABC transporter permease; protein product: MATTETRPAPVRAAARTRVRPGRIGLYVTLAVVSLLMVTPFLWMIVTSLKTPQEIAAEHAGLLPAHWDFGNYADAFRAAPFGTYARNSFVIALSHTVLNVVFASMAGYALARIRFRGSEFLFYCFVAALMIPTYTKVLPEFLIVRFMPLAGGNDLFGQGGSGWLDTWWALIVPGAVTPFAVFLFRQFYLDLPVELEEAARLDGLGEFRIYARIMTPQVKPALMTVALLTFESSWNNFLWPLLVTRTDSLRVIQVGLSVFKTENGTQWQFLMAGTTLATLPMVLLFLLGQRYFVQGFAHTGLK
- a CDS encoding ABC transporter substrate-binding protein, which translates into the protein MELTRRSLLAALGAGTAAALTGCAAGSGTGGKADGPAQGEISLLTPIYEGTDGKQLLEGEIIPAFRKKHPDVTVNVDYTTYTQLNEKITTALAGGLLPDVLMMGVGWIPPFAAKKVLAELPEDLASKYGYEERVLEPSRYGGKLYALPTVMATRLVAYRKDHFAAAGIKKPPATLAELRAMAKELTKGDRMGMDPFSIDLRQCWETFLFANGGSMFSADGRKPTFTGARGVEALQFFKDLQADGSADYTKKTEADAGAATNLQLGKASMMMTGSGLWKQLQEQSPELIEKDLIGAFVLRGRRPAMLTGGTLVCQSARTRHAAAAQALVAHLAAPDNVLAAAEQRATVPGIKDLRSSPYVKSNKLVDFSVRNLGSACAEGGTPAWMEIREKIKPTLEPAIVSGKSAAAAVAELGELAQSAISRL
- a CDS encoding carbohydrate ABC transporter permease, with translation MGAVSVLKTRPPAPPADPPRPAPARPRRGPGARRRRAGLLMVAPALLHAALWIGVPVVAAVFLAFTSYDVLSAPRFVGLDNFRDMLDDAVFRKSILNTVIYTFFTVPFGMVLGLLLALALDKGLRARGVFRTAIFLPQVTATVAIALVWLWIYNPRNGLFNTLLALFGIEGPAWLASTSWAMPSVILVGIWQGIGMKMLIYLAALQNLPKDLYEAASVDGASPVRQFFSLTLPLLKPATFFVLITSLISAFQSFDQIYILTDGGPAGSTTMMTYEIYKSAFREFRVGYACAQSLVLFVLLMGFTLVNRRIMGGTRGHD